In Pleuronectes platessa chromosome 5, fPlePla1.1, whole genome shotgun sequence, a single genomic region encodes these proteins:
- the grk7b gene encoding rhodopsin kinase grk7-b gives MEDLVGLNNLVANTAYLKAQHLDRSELRKHMLSLTLPRPKSLALHAAADSRYESLCEQQPIGRILFQQFLQTCNPQYEVAVKFLDELSIWSFAEDETKEKAKRSILAKFCQPESRHFLSFLTGENAKTCKELSCKNFDETMTDQLKEAARDFLKGQPFCEYLNSPFFYKFLQWKEYEKQKISDKIFYEFRTLGRGGFGEVHAVQVKLTGQMYACKKLDKRHLKKKGGNGLALVEKQILEKVNSLFIVNLAYAYANRTHLCLVMDLMNGGDLRFHIYELGERGIRMERVVYYVAQITLGILHLHSMDIVYRDMKPENVLLDGKGQCRLSDLGLAVELPKGKTICQKAGTTGYMAPEVLKQEFYRTSVDWWALGCSIYEMVAARLPFRDFREKVQNTEVTRRTLEDDCKFEDKRFDAATKDIISHFLKRKVEHRLGCRDSDPRSHVFFQNINFRRLEAGLVDPPWVPKSNVVYTRDTDKFVDTSEVQDIEFDDKDETFFKAFSTGAVSIQWQKEMIESGVFDQLNDLGPNGHNCGRMWTSRMCVIC, from the exons ATGGAGGACCTGGTGGGCCTTAACAACCTGGTGGCCAACACGGCCTACCTGAAGGCTCAGCACCTCGACCGCAGTGAGCTGAGGAAGCACATGCTCAGCCTCACACTGCCAAGACCAAAGTCCCTCGCTCTCCATGCCGCTGCAGATAGTAGGTACGAGTCCCTGTGTGAGCAGCAGCCTATTGGGAGGATACTGTTCCAACAGTTTCTCCAGACCTGTAACCCACAGTACGAGGTCGCCGTAAAGTTCCTGGACGAGCTGAGCATCTGGAGCTTTGCGGAAGATGAAACCAAAGAGAAGGCCAAACGGAGCATCCTGGCCAAGTTCTGTCAACCTGAGTCCAGGcactttctctcctttctcacAGGAGAGAATGCAAAGACATGCAAGGAATTATCATGCAAGAATTTCGATGAGACGATGACGGACCAGTTGAAAGAAGCCGCAAGGGACTTCCTGAAGGGACAACCTTTCTGTGAATACCTGAACAGCCCTTTCTTTTATAAGTTCTTGCAGTGGAAGGAGTACGAAAAGCAGAAGATCAGTGACAAAATCTTCTATGAATTTAGGACTTTGGGGAGAGGTGGCTTTGGTGAG GTGCATGCAGTGCAGGTGAAGCTCACAGGACAAATGTACGCATGCAAGAAGCTGGACAAGAGGCATCTGAAGAAGAAAGGCGGAAATGGGCTTGCTCTCGTGGAGAAGCAGATCCTGGAGAAGGTCAACAGCCTCTTCATCGTCAACCTGGCGTACGCTTATGCCAACCGGACCCACCTGTGTCTGGTCATGGACCTCATGAACGGAGGGGACCTCAGATTTCACATCTACGAGCTCGGGGAGCGGGGCATCCGCATGGAGCGCGTTGTTTACTACGTGGCCCAGATAACCCTAGGGATCCTTCACCTGCACTCCATGGACATAGTGTACCGGGACATGAAGCCTGAGAATGTGCTGCTGGATGGCAAAGGACAGTGTCGGCTGTCGGACCTCGGATTGGCCGTGGAGCTGCCCAAAGGCAAAACGATCTGCCAGAAG gctGGTACGACTGGCTACATGGCTCCTGAGGTTCTGAAGCAGGAGTTTTACAGGACATCTGTGGACTGGTGGGCTCTGGGCTGCAGCATCTATGAGATGGTGGCTGCCCGTTTGCCTTTTAGAGACTTCAGAGAGAAGGTGCAGAACACTGAGGTGACTCGTCGCACTCTGGAGGACGACTGCAAGTTTGAAGACAAACGTTTTGATGCCGCCACCAAAGATATCATCAGCCACTTCCTCAAGAGGAAGGTAGAGCATCGTCTCGGGTGTCG TGATAGCGACCCACGAAGCCATGTGTTTTTCCAGAACATCAATTTCCGCCGCTTGGAGGCGGGGCTGGTGGACCCCCCTTGGGTGCCAAAGTCCAACGTGGTCTACACCAGGGACACAGACAAGTTCGTGGACACCTCCGAGGTCCAGGACATCGAATTTGACGACAAGGACGAAACATTTTTCAAGGCGTTCAGCACAGGTGCAGTCTCGATCCAGTGGCAGAAGGAGATGATTGAAAGTGGAGTGTTCGACCAGCTGAACGACCTCGGGCCCAATGGACACAACTGTGGGCGCATGTGGACCTCCAGGATGTGCGTCATATGTTAG
- the rnf7 gene encoding RING-box protein 2, producing the protein MDDGEEPGLVLSSHNTSSGSKSGGDKMFSLKKWNAVAMWSWDVECDTCAICRVQVMDACLRCQAENKQEDCVVVWGECNHSFHNCCMSLWVKQNNRCPLCQQDWVVQRIGK; encoded by the exons ATGGATGACGGTGAGGAGCCGGGTCTGGTTCTCTCCTCACACAACACCTCATCAGGCTCTAAGTCGGGCGGGGACAAGATGTTCTCCCTGAAGAAGTGGAACGCGGTGGCCatgtggagctgggatgtggaATGCGACACCTGTGCCATCTGTCGGGTCCAGGTGATGG ACGCGTGTCTCCGGTGTCAGGCGGAGAACAAACAGGAGGACTGTGTCG TTGTGTGGGGAGAGTGCAACCACTCCTTCCATAACTGCTGCATGTCCCTGTGGGTGAAGCAGAACAATCGCTGTCCCCTCTGCCAGCAGGACTGGGTGGTTCAGAGAATCGGCAAATAA